The genomic interval TAGAACTTTTAAAAGAAGAGATCTCTTCACAAGAATATGATCGCTATATTAAACAACTTAAATTCCACGAAAAAGCCTCCAATTCGGATCAAATGGTTTTTCTTGCTCCTAACATTTTGATCGCTAATTGGGTCAAAACAAAATACTCCGATAAAATTGCCCATCTGTTTGAACTCAAGACGGGTAAAAAACCTGAGATCAAAATTGTCCTCAAAGAGCATCTTAAAACCACTAAAGTGAAATCAACCCCTGTTGAGATGATTGATGCGATTAAAAACACCAAAAACACTATTTTAAACCCATCTTACACGTTTGATAGTTTTGTCGTAGGAAGCTCCAATCAATACGCCTACACTGCCGCTAAATCCATTGCAGAAAAACCCGGTGTCATGTACAATCCTGTTTTCATTTACGGTCCTACGGGACTTGGTAAAACCCACCTTATTCATGCCATCGGCAATTATGTTCAAGGCAGAGGTAAAATCGTTATTTATGCGACGATTGAGCAGTTTATGAATGATTTCACCTACAATCTTCGCAACCAATCCATGGACAGATTTCGTGAAAAGTACCGTAGTTGTGATGTTTTGCTCATTGACGATACTCAATTTTTATCCAATAAAATTCAAACGCAAGAGGAGTTCTTTCATACTTTTAATGAACTTCACTCTGCGGGTAAACAGATCGTTTTAACTTCTGATAAACCACCAAAAATGATCAATGGACTTGAAGATCGTCTTAAAAGTCGCTTTGAATGGGGTTTGATTGCCGATATTGGCTTGCCTGAATTGGAAACTAAAATTGCGATCATTAAAAAGAAGTGTGAACTCGATGGTATCAATCTTAACAGCGACATTGTCAATTACATTGCTGCCAATATGGGCGATAATATTCGTGAAATTGAGAGTGCTATTATCAACCTTAATGCCTATGCGTCGCTGATGCGTCAAGAAATTACCCTTGATTTTGCAAAAAACGTGATGCGTGAGCAGATTAAAGAGCGCCGTGAAAACATTAGCCTTGAAGATATTATTCAAATCATCGCTAAAGATCTCAATATTAAACCAAGCGAAATCAAATCAACCAAACGCAGTAAAAATATTGTGGAAGCCAGACGTATTGGTATTTATTTGGCACGTACCCTTACTCCAAATTCTATGCCTTCACTTGCAACCTATTTTGGAATGAAAGATCATACAGCCGTTTCACACAATATTAAGAAAATTAACGAAATTATTGAGACCAATGAGTCCTTTAAACTCAAAGTTGAAGATCTAAAAAATAAAATTTTAACCAAGCAGATGTAAAAAGTTTTGATGATAAATGTGACGAGATGTGAAAAACCCTTGACGCATCTTTCACGCCAATAATCCCTAGTTTGAGGTATAATGTTGATGTTTTCACAATTTCATCCCATTCTACTACTTCATCTATTTTAAATTAAATAATAAAAAAGGAGACTCTATGAAGGTTTCGATAAAAAAGAGCATTTTAGAAAACATGTTACTCAACATTCAACCCTATTTAGAAAAAAAGGATTTGAGTCAGATAACATCCCATGTTTTACTCATTACTGAAGAGAGTCAATTTGTCATCAAAGCAACCGATTATGAGATTGGTTTATGCTACCACACACCTGAAGTCAAAATCATCACAGCAGGAAATGCAACCGCTAATGGTAAAAAACTTCTCGATATTATCAAAAGTTTAAAAGATGACGAAGTTATTTTAGAAACCATCAATGATTACCTCTATATCAAACAGAATAGCTCCAAATTTAAACTTCCGATGCTTAACCCAGTAGATTTCCCACCCTTCCCTCAAATTGACGCTAAGCCCAAATTTGACATCAACAGCAACACACTCGTTCGCTCCATTAAAAAGATAGCTCCTGCCATTGATAGCAATAACCCTAAATTTGAACTCAATGGCTCTTTAATTGATATTAAAGACAACAGCATCAATTTAGTCGCAACCGATACCAAACGTTTGGCAATCGTGCAACTTGAACAGCCGACCGAACATAACTTTACATTGATTATTCCTAAAAAAGCGATCAGCGAAATTCAAAAACTCTTTTTTGATACCATTGAAATTTTTTACGATGAAAACACGCTCATTGCTTCATCGGCTCATTTTACATTTTATACCAAACTGATCAATGGAAAATTCCCAGACTATCAACGCATCATTCCTAAAAATAAAAACTATAGAATTTTACTCAGTCGTGAATCGATGGTGGATTCTATTAAACAGATCTCAATCATCTCTCCTGAAATTAAAATCACTTTTAAACCTGAAAAAATAGTTTTTGAGAGTTTGAACGATGATAATATTGAAGCCAAAACAGAAATTGAGTTTAAAACGGGGCTTGATAGTGACATTTACCTTGCAGTTAACAGTCGTTATATTTTAGATTTTTTATCCAATATCGAAAATAGTAACTTTACCTTAGGTTTCAATGACAGTGGTCTTCCTTTCACGTTAGAGAGTGATAATTTTACAACCATTGTTATGCCAATTATGATCTAAGAAACCAATACAAAAAGATAATAAAGAAGTGGAGAAAATATGAGTACTTACGGTGCAGACAATATTAAAGTTTTAAAAGGCCTTGAAGCAGTACGAAAACGTCCAGGTATGTATATCGGTGATACCAACATTAATGGTCTTCACCATCTTATTTATGAAGTGGTTGATAACTCTATCGATGAAGCAATGGCGGGCTATTGTGATCTCATTAAAGTTGAATTGACACGTGAGGGCTCATGTATTGTTGTTGATAACGGTCGTGGTATTCCTGTGGGTTGGCATGAGGGCGAAAATATGTCAGCAGCTACGGTTGTTTTAACCGTTCTTCACGCAGGTGGAAAGTTTGATAAAGATACGTATAAAGTCAGTGGTGGTTTGCACGGTGTAGGTGTTTCGGTTGTGAATGCACTTTCATCAAAACTGGTTGCGACCATTAAACGTGAAGGCAATGAACACCGTCAAGAGTTTGCTGCTGGTATTCCTCAAACACCTCTTGATGTGGTTAAAACAACGAATCGCACGGGTACCATGATCGAATTTTGGCCAGATTCTACTATTTTTGAAACCACTGAGTTTCAATTTGAAATTTTACAAACACGTTTTAAAGAGCTTGCCTACCTTAATCCAAAAATTACGATTGAACTCAAAGATCAAAGAGACGGACGCGTTGAAGTGTACCATTTTGAAGGTGGTATCAAACAGTTTGTTTTGGATCTCAATAAAAAAGAAAAAGTAGCGGATGCTGTCCACTATACTGCTAGTATTGAAGATGTTGAAGTTGATGTTGCGATGATGTACAACTCAACGTATAGTGAAATTCTCTTCTCTTTTGTCAATAACATCAAAACCATTGATGGTGGAACGCATGAAAGTGGATTTCGTGCGGGTTTAACGCGTGCCATTACGGGTTATATTAGTCTCAATGCAGGTGTAAGAGAAAAAGACGTCAAAATTACAGGTGATGATGTTCGTGAGGGCTTGATCGCGATTGTCAGCGTTAAAGTGCCTGAGCCTCAATTTGAAGGTCAAACCAAAGGAAAACTAGGAAGCTCTTACGTAAAACCAATCGTTCAAAAATTGGTGTATGAGCAACTGGTTAAATACTTTGAAGAAAACCCAATCGAAGCTAAAGCCATTATGAACAAAGCACTTGCAGCAGCACGTGGACGTGAAGCGGCTAAAAATGCAAGAGATTTAACCAGACGTAAAGATGCAATGAGTATCGGTACACTTCCTGGAAAATTAGCGGATTGTCAAAGTAAAGACCCTTCTATTTGTGAACTTTACCTCGTAGAGGGCGATAGTGCGGGCGGTTCTGCTAAACAAGGAAGGGACCGTGTTTTCCAAGCGATTTTGCCACTTAAAGGTAAAATTCTGAACGTTGAAAAAAGCCGTTTGGACAAAATTTTAAAATCCGAAGAGATTAAAAATATGATCACTGCTTTAGGCTGTGGCATTGGTGAAGAGTTTAATGAAGAAAAACTTCGCTATCACAAGCTCATCATCATGACCGATGCGGACGTTGATGGTAGCCATATTCAAACACTGCTTTTAACCTTTTTATTCCGTTTTTTACGTCCTGTTGTGGACAATGGGTATGTCTATTTGGCACAGCCACCTTTGTATCGTTACAAAAAAGGTAAAAAAGAGATTTATCTCAAAGATGACACTGAAATGAATACCTTTTTAATTGAATCAGGTATCGATAACATTGCGATTGAAGGTGTTGGAACACCTGATTTAATTGATTTCTTTAAAATTATTTCTGCGTATCGTGGTATTTTAAAAGAGCTTGAAAAACGCTTTTCTATGATCGAAGTGATTCGTTATTTGATTGAAAACCCTGATTTGATCACGCTTCCAACCGATAAACTCTTTACAGAAATTGAACGATTTATCACAGCCCTTGGGTACAATATTTTGAACCATTACCTCAACGATGAGAGTATTCATCTGTTTATTCAAACCAAAGATGGTTTGGAAGAGCTTCTTTTGGATGAGACATTTTATACGAACCCACTGTATGAAGAGGCACTGTATATTTATTCTAAAATTCAAGAGCGTGATTTTGATGTTTTTGACGGACGTGATCCTGTTGAAGTTTTGGACGAAATTGAAAAAAATGCTAAAAAAGGCGCTTATATTCAACGTTACAAAGGTCTTGGTGAGATGAACCCAGAGCAACTTTGGGAAACCACGATGAATCCTGAAAACAGACGATTGTTACAAGTTAAAGTCGATGATGCTGAAGCTGC from Sulfurospirillum multivorans DSM 12446 carries:
- the dnaA gene encoding chromosomal replication initiator protein DnaA, with amino-acid sequence MLADTIIELLKEEISSQEYDRYIKQLKFHEKASNSDQMVFLAPNILIANWVKTKYSDKIAHLFELKTGKKPEIKIVLKEHLKTTKVKSTPVEMIDAIKNTKNTILNPSYTFDSFVVGSSNQYAYTAAKSIAEKPGVMYNPVFIYGPTGLGKTHLIHAIGNYVQGRGKIVIYATIEQFMNDFTYNLRNQSMDRFREKYRSCDVLLIDDTQFLSNKIQTQEEFFHTFNELHSAGKQIVLTSDKPPKMINGLEDRLKSRFEWGLIADIGLPELETKIAIIKKKCELDGINLNSDIVNYIAANMGDNIREIESAIINLNAYASLMRQEITLDFAKNVMREQIKERRENISLEDIIQIIAKDLNIKPSEIKSTKRSKNIVEARRIGIYLARTLTPNSMPSLATYFGMKDHTAVSHNIKKINEIIETNESFKLKVEDLKNKILTKQM
- the dnaN gene encoding DNA polymerase III subunit beta translates to MKVSIKKSILENMLLNIQPYLEKKDLSQITSHVLLITEESQFVIKATDYEIGLCYHTPEVKIITAGNATANGKKLLDIIKSLKDDEVILETINDYLYIKQNSSKFKLPMLNPVDFPPFPQIDAKPKFDINSNTLVRSIKKIAPAIDSNNPKFELNGSLIDIKDNSINLVATDTKRLAIVQLEQPTEHNFTLIIPKKAISEIQKLFFDTIEIFYDENTLIASSAHFTFYTKLINGKFPDYQRIIPKNKNYRILLSRESMVDSIKQISIISPEIKITFKPEKIVFESLNDDNIEAKTEIEFKTGLDSDIYLAVNSRYILDFLSNIENSNFTLGFNDSGLPFTLESDNFTTIVMPIMI
- the gyrB gene encoding DNA topoisomerase (ATP-hydrolyzing) subunit B, coding for MSTYGADNIKVLKGLEAVRKRPGMYIGDTNINGLHHLIYEVVDNSIDEAMAGYCDLIKVELTREGSCIVVDNGRGIPVGWHEGENMSAATVVLTVLHAGGKFDKDTYKVSGGLHGVGVSVVNALSSKLVATIKREGNEHRQEFAAGIPQTPLDVVKTTNRTGTMIEFWPDSTIFETTEFQFEILQTRFKELAYLNPKITIELKDQRDGRVEVYHFEGGIKQFVLDLNKKEKVADAVHYTASIEDVEVDVAMMYNSTYSEILFSFVNNIKTIDGGTHESGFRAGLTRAITGYISLNAGVREKDVKITGDDVREGLIAIVSVKVPEPQFEGQTKGKLGSSYVKPIVQKLVYEQLVKYFEENPIEAKAIMNKALAAARGREAAKNARDLTRRKDAMSIGTLPGKLADCQSKDPSICELYLVEGDSAGGSAKQGRDRVFQAILPLKGKILNVEKSRLDKILKSEEIKNMITALGCGIGEEFNEEKLRYHKLIIMTDADVDGSHIQTLLLTFLFRFLRPVVDNGYVYLAQPPLYRYKKGKKEIYLKDDTEMNTFLIESGIDNIAIEGVGTPDLIDFFKIISAYRGILKELEKRFSMIEVIRYLIENPDLITLPTDKLFTEIERFITALGYNILNHYLNDESIHLFIQTKDGLEELLLDETFYTNPLYEEALYIYSKIQERDFDVFDGRDPVEVLDEIEKNAKKGAYIQRYKGLGEMNPEQLWETTMNPENRRLLQVKVDDAEAASDTFTLFMGDEVEPRRQYIQDHAKDVKHLDV